In one Streptomyces sp. NBC_01241 genomic region, the following are encoded:
- a CDS encoding helix-turn-helix domain-containing protein, producing MTDGVGGTGGATGANREPEPSDSLKAFGEVVKVFRKRALLTQEQFAPKVRYSVPTVASIEQGRRFPPPAFVDRAEDVLDAFGVIKAAAKHLSRKSGLASWFRQWAQLEAEALNLYTYECRLIPGLLQPEAYARALFVNQLPPLGDDQIEAQLTARLDRQKLLTERPNTAYSFILEEHLFLRRTGGAEVTRNLIDHILRLVQLRNIEVQIMPQIRESHAGLDGPMRLLETPDHRWFGYGEGQESGHFHADPAVVSTLQMRYARMRSQAHSLEYSVGLLQRMRGAV from the coding sequence ATGACGGACGGCGTCGGCGGAACGGGTGGAGCGACGGGCGCGAACCGGGAGCCGGAGCCCTCCGACAGCCTGAAGGCGTTCGGGGAGGTCGTCAAGGTCTTCCGGAAGCGAGCGCTGCTGACACAGGAGCAGTTCGCGCCGAAGGTCCGGTACTCGGTGCCGACGGTCGCCTCGATCGAGCAGGGGCGGCGGTTTCCGCCGCCTGCGTTCGTCGACCGCGCGGAGGACGTCCTGGACGCGTTCGGGGTCATCAAGGCCGCGGCCAAGCACTTGTCGCGAAAGTCGGGGCTCGCCAGTTGGTTCCGGCAGTGGGCGCAGCTGGAGGCGGAGGCGCTGAACCTGTACACGTACGAATGCCGGTTGATTCCCGGGTTGTTGCAGCCGGAGGCGTACGCGCGGGCGTTGTTCGTGAACCAGCTTCCGCCGCTTGGTGACGATCAGATCGAGGCACAGCTCACGGCTCGACTCGACCGGCAGAAGCTGCTCACGGAGCGGCCGAACACCGCGTACAGCTTCATCCTGGAAGAGCACCTGTTCCTGCGGCGGACGGGCGGCGCGGAAGTCACGCGGAACCTCATCGACCACATTCTCCGACTGGTGCAGCTCCGGAATATCGAAGTTCAGATCATGCCGCAGATTCGGGAGAGTCACGCCGGGCTCGACGGTCCAATGCGCCTGCTGGAGACCCCTGACCACCGGTGGTTCGGCTATGGCGAGGGCCAGGAAAGCGGCCACTTTCACGCCGACCCGGCAGTGGTCAGCACACTCCAGATGCGGTATGCCAGGATGCGTTCACAGGCTCACTCACTCGAATACTCCGTGGGCCTGCTGCAGCGGATGCGAGGAGCGGTATGA
- the msrB gene encoding peptide-methionine (R)-S-oxide reductase MsrB, with translation MSYDIEKPDEQWRAELTPAEYAVLRQAGTEPAFVGEYTDTKTTGVYSCRACGAELFRSDTKFESHCGWPSFYDPKETDAVELIQDRSHGMVRTEVRCARCGSHLGHVFEGEGYPTPTDQRYCINSISLRLTPDEG, from the coding sequence GTGTCGTACGACATCGAGAAGCCGGACGAGCAGTGGCGGGCGGAGCTGACCCCAGCCGAGTACGCGGTCCTGCGCCAGGCCGGCACGGAACCCGCCTTCGTCGGCGAATACACCGACACCAAGACCACGGGCGTCTATTCCTGCCGCGCCTGCGGTGCGGAGCTGTTCCGCTCCGACACCAAATTCGAGTCGCACTGCGGCTGGCCGTCCTTCTACGACCCGAAGGAAACGGACGCGGTCGAACTGATCCAGGACCGCAGCCACGGCATGGTCCGCACCGAGGTCCGCTGCGCCCGCTGCGGATCGCACCTCGGCCACGTCTTCGAGGGCGAGGGCTACCCGACCCCGACGGACCAGCGGTACTGCATCAACTCGATCTCGCTGCGGCTGACGCCCGACGAAGGCTGA
- the zapE gene encoding cell division protein ZapE, whose product MSSTIAVPGQSPIAETAPLSLCALEPHVAADRLVAEMVPPPRFDSVRFGTYVPDPNRPSQTEAVEVLSGFAAGLGGAHASGSGKRKWFSRKPAAPAGPVGVYLDGGYGVGKTHLLASLWHATPAAPSLKAFGTFVELTNLVGALGFQQTLRTLSGHRLLCIDEFELDDPGDTVLVSSLLSRLVEAGVALAATSNTLPGKLGEGRFAAADFLREIQGLSAHFRPLRIDGEDYRHRGLPEAPAPYSDEQVTKAAYAAGGASLDDFPSLLDHLARVHPSRYGALTDGLRAVCLTDVQPVPDQSTALRLVVLADRLYDREVPVLASGVPFDRLFSDEMLNGGYRKKYFRAISRLTALARDAKGLVAQ is encoded by the coding sequence GTGTCGTCCACCATCGCCGTGCCTGGGCAGAGCCCCATAGCCGAAACGGCCCCGCTGTCCCTGTGCGCCCTTGAGCCGCACGTCGCCGCCGACCGGCTGGTCGCCGAGATGGTGCCGCCGCCGCGCTTCGACTCCGTGCGCTTCGGTACGTACGTCCCGGACCCCAACCGGCCCAGCCAGACCGAGGCGGTCGAGGTCCTGAGCGGATTCGCGGCCGGGCTCGGCGGGGCGCACGCCAGCGGCTCGGGCAAGCGCAAGTGGTTCAGCAGGAAGCCGGCGGCGCCCGCGGGGCCCGTCGGGGTCTACCTCGACGGCGGCTACGGCGTCGGCAAGACGCACCTGCTGGCCTCTCTCTGGCACGCCACGCCCGCCGCTCCCTCGCTGAAGGCGTTCGGCACCTTCGTCGAGCTGACGAACCTGGTCGGCGCGCTGGGCTTCCAGCAGACCTTGCGGACGCTGAGCGGGCACCGGCTCCTGTGCATCGACGAGTTCGAGCTGGACGACCCGGGCGACACGGTCCTGGTGTCGTCGCTGCTCAGCAGGCTGGTCGAGGCGGGCGTCGCGCTCGCCGCCACCTCGAACACGCTGCCTGGCAAGCTGGGCGAGGGCCGGTTCGCCGCCGCCGACTTCCTGCGGGAGATCCAGGGGCTGTCCGCGCACTTCCGTCCGCTGCGGATCGACGGCGAGGACTACCGACACCGCGGGCTGCCCGAGGCCCCCGCGCCGTACTCCGACGAGCAGGTCACCAAGGCCGCGTACGCCGCCGGGGGCGCGAGCCTGGACGACTTCCCCTCGCTCCTCGACCACCTCGCCCGCGTCCATCCGAGCCGCTACGGCGCGCTGACGGACGGTCTGCGGGCGGTCTGCCTCACCGACGTGCAGCCGGTGCCGGACCAGTCGACCGCGCTGCGGCTCGTCGTCCTCGCCGACCGGCTGTACGACCGGGAGGTACCGGTGCTCGCCTCCGGGGTGCCGTTCGACAGGCTGTTCAGCGACGAGATGCTGAACGGCGGGTACCGGAAGAAGTACTTCCGGGCGATCTCCCGGCTGACGGCGCTGGCGCGCGACGCGAAGGGTCTGGTAGCGCAGTAG
- a CDS encoding OsmC family protein, producing MATTRQAHTVWEGNLIEGKGVVTFDSSGIGDYDVSWPSRSEKANGKTSPEELIAAAHSSCFSMALSNGLATAGTPPTRLNTQADVTFQPGTGITGIHLTVQGEVPGLDEAGFLKAAEDAKANCPVSQALTGTTITLTASLA from the coding sequence ATGGCTACCACGCGTCAGGCGCACACGGTCTGGGAAGGCAACCTGATCGAGGGCAAGGGCGTCGTCACCTTCGACTCCTCCGGCATCGGCGACTACGACGTCTCCTGGCCGTCCCGCTCGGAGAAGGCGAACGGCAAGACCAGTCCCGAGGAGCTCATCGCGGCGGCCCACTCCAGCTGCTTCTCGATGGCGCTGTCCAACGGCCTGGCCACCGCCGGCACCCCGCCGACCCGACTGAACACCCAGGCCGACGTAACCTTCCAGCCCGGCACCGGCATCACCGGTATTCACCTCACCGTCCAGGGCGAGGTGCCGGGCCTCGACGAGGCGGGCTTCCTCAAGGCCGCCGAGGACGCCAAGGCGAACTGCCCGGTCAGCCAGGCGCTCACGGGCACGACGATCACGCTCACCGCGTCCCTGGCCTGA
- a CDS encoding peptidase S1 translates to MNLKTLSAAAAVLALAGLAGASTAGAVPGTVSGNGGNRIGTLRANGDAYVKGGGLSATWVKETGNVKQVVLSGKRIGVLTVYGTAWVKEGGLGARWVRESDDVKQIALSGNRIGVLKDNGDAYVKEGGLGARWVKEHDKVKKLELSGNRIGIVTGDGAAWVKEGGLGARWVKESGNVIGLDLAGNRIGVLTSDGTAWVKEGGLGARWVREHDDVIQLELSGNRIGVLTDRGDAYVKEGGLGARWAHEYTHAIQIALSGKRIGVLKGDGAARVKGGGLSATWVLEANNVTELALS, encoded by the coding sequence ATGAACCTCAAGACTCTCTCCGCGGCCGCCGCCGTTCTGGCCCTGGCCGGTCTCGCCGGAGCATCCACGGCCGGCGCGGTGCCCGGCACGGTCTCCGGCAACGGCGGCAACCGCATCGGCACGCTGCGTGCCAACGGTGACGCGTACGTGAAGGGGGGCGGCCTCAGCGCCACCTGGGTCAAGGAAACCGGCAACGTCAAGCAGGTCGTGTTGTCCGGCAAGCGCATCGGCGTGCTCACGGTTTACGGCACCGCGTGGGTGAAGGAGGGCGGCCTCGGCGCGAGGTGGGTCCGTGAGTCCGACGACGTCAAGCAGATCGCACTCTCCGGCAACCGCATCGGCGTCCTGAAGGACAACGGGGACGCGTACGTCAAGGAGGGCGGCCTCGGCGCGAGGTGGGTCAAGGAGCACGACAAGGTCAAGAAACTCGAACTGTCGGGCAACCGTATCGGCATCGTGACGGGTGACGGAGCCGCGTGGGTGAAGGAGGGCGGCCTCGGCGCGAGGTGGGTCAAGGAATCCGGCAACGTCATCGGCCTCGACCTGGCGGGCAACCGCATCGGTGTCCTCACCAGTGACGGCACCGCCTGGGTGAAGGAGGGCGGCCTCGGCGCGAGGTGGGTGCGGGAGCACGACGACGTCATCCAGCTCGAACTGTCCGGCAACCGCATCGGCGTCCTGACGGACAGGGGCGACGCGTATGTGAAGGAGGGCGGCCTCGGCGCAAGGTGGGCCCACGAGTACACCCACGCCATCCAGATCGCCCTGTCGGGCAAGCGCATCGGTGTCCTCAAGGGCGACGGCGCCGCACGGGTCAAGGGGGGCGGCCTGAGCGCGACGTGGGTCCTGGAGGCCAACAACGTCACCGAGCTGGCGCTGTCCTGA
- a CDS encoding pyrimidine reductase family protein has protein sequence MRRLFPVTDLTPADDEGEWSLDDLAEAYAYPEQTGPWLRANMVSTLDGAAQHDGRSQPISCASDMRIFGTLRGLADAVVVGAETVRLEGYRPARAREAFAARRAAAGQGPAPAIAVVSGSLDLDFSWPLFVSPLVPTLVLTSAGAPSDRIAAARQAGAEVVIAGEGSRVDPVRAVRELAERGFKRLLTEGGPRMLGQFVAAGVLDELCLTVSPMLTAGDAQRIAGGPSVAVPERFALASLLEEAGFLFTRYRRI, from the coding sequence ATGCGACGCCTGTTCCCTGTGACCGACCTGACACCGGCTGACGACGAGGGGGAGTGGAGCCTGGACGATCTGGCCGAGGCCTACGCGTACCCCGAGCAGACCGGCCCGTGGCTGCGCGCCAACATGGTGTCGACGCTCGATGGCGCCGCCCAGCACGACGGCCGCTCGCAGCCGATCTCCTGCGCGAGCGACATGAGGATCTTCGGCACCCTGCGCGGGCTGGCCGACGCGGTCGTGGTGGGGGCGGAGACGGTACGGCTGGAGGGCTACCGGCCCGCCAGGGCGCGCGAGGCCTTCGCCGCCCGCCGGGCCGCGGCCGGGCAGGGGCCCGCGCCGGCGATCGCCGTGGTGAGCGGCAGCCTGGACCTGGACTTCTCGTGGCCGCTCTTCGTCTCGCCGCTCGTCCCGACCCTCGTGCTGACCAGCGCCGGAGCACCTTCCGACCGGATCGCGGCGGCGCGGCAGGCGGGCGCCGAGGTGGTGATCGCGGGAGAGGGCTCCCGGGTGGACCCCGTCAGGGCCGTACGGGAGCTGGCGGAGCGCGGGTTCAAGCGGCTGCTGACCGAGGGCGGGCCCAGGATGCTGGGCCAGTTCGTGGCGGCCGGGGTACTGGACGAGCTCTGTCTGACCGTCTCGCCGATGCTGACCGCCGGCGACGCGCAGCGGATCGCCGGGGGGCCGTCGGTGGCCGTGCCGGAACGATTCGCCCTGGCATCACTGCTGGAAGAGGCCGGGTTCCTCTTCACCCGATACCGTCGGATCTGA
- a CDS encoding indole-3-glycerol phosphate synthase: MIEKALTSEDVEFVTTLHGEERTSFVVLMQPRGDQADVLLRAIDDLAMGELKEAAREVEEPEGKDARQSAELALEVSLEALRQAGSEAVGQVIEEHPLDKLKTVVDEAEADEVIVLTAPHYVEEFFHRDWASRARHKVGVPVLKLFAHSE, from the coding sequence ATGATCGAGAAGGCCCTCACCTCCGAGGACGTCGAGTTCGTCACCACCCTGCACGGGGAGGAGCGGACCTCCTTCGTCGTGCTCATGCAGCCGCGCGGTGACCAGGCCGATGTGCTGTTGCGGGCCATCGACGACCTGGCGATGGGCGAACTGAAGGAAGCCGCCCGCGAGGTCGAGGAGCCGGAGGGCAAGGACGCCCGGCAATCGGCCGAACTGGCGCTCGAAGTGTCACTCGAGGCACTGCGGCAGGCAGGCTCCGAAGCCGTCGGGCAGGTGATCGAGGAGCACCCGCTGGACAAGCTGAAGACCGTGGTCGACGAGGCGGAGGCGGACGAGGTGATCGTGCTGACCGCGCCGCACTACGTGGAGGAGTTCTTCCACCGGGACTGGGCGTCCAGGGCCCGGCACAAGGTCGGCGTCCCGGTGCTCAAGCTCTTCGCGCACAGCGAATAG
- a CDS encoding DUF397 domain-containing protein, with the protein MNTTDLAWFKSSYSGGSGDDCVEVATCPTTVHVRDSKVEQGPHLALSPAAWAGFVDYAVSG; encoded by the coding sequence ATGAACACCACAGACCTGGCCTGGTTCAAGAGCAGCTACAGCGGCGGTTCCGGCGATGACTGCGTAGAGGTCGCCACCTGCCCCACCACCGTCCACGTCCGGGACTCCAAGGTCGAGCAAGGTCCGCACCTCGCCCTCTCCCCCGCCGCCTGGGCCGGCTTCGTCGACTACGCCGTGAGCGGCTGA
- a CDS encoding alkaline phosphatase PhoX — MSSARSQQRATRRQVLAGSGAAVASIAFAGAFSELFAGTAAARGHSGYGPLVPDPDGLLDLPKGFRYRVLSREGAPLRSGEGQVPSNHDGMAAFAGRHGHVTLVRNHENRVTARIPVPVVESLTYDPMGKGGCTALELDGRNNVLGERVAIAGTAVNCAGGRTPWNTWLTCEETEDKAGTNGYTKDHGFIFEVDGADPHRTGAVPLTSMGRFQHEAIAIDPKNGIVYETEDAFDKPFGLFYRFLPNKPLGGTGSLRAGGHLEAMRVPGVPDLSVVQETGASFEGIEWVPVPDPLAAGTPIRFQDFGPKGITHAQKLEGCYWGGSSVYFVSSFAHSSQGSAADHYGQVWRYEPKRRRLTLVIVFGPGTDVQLPGESPDNICLASDGGLMVCEDGDGAQHVFGLTRGGEVYAMARGRQNIGTPEEPSWGEFAGVTFAPDGRTMFVNCYTPGTTFAVTGPWH, encoded by the coding sequence ATGTCATCAGCACGGTCACAACAACGCGCAACACGACGACAGGTCCTGGCCGGCAGCGGCGCCGCCGTTGCCTCGATCGCCTTCGCCGGGGCGTTCTCCGAACTTTTCGCGGGTACCGCCGCCGCCCGCGGGCACAGCGGCTACGGCCCGCTCGTGCCCGACCCCGACGGTCTGCTCGACCTCCCGAAGGGCTTCCGCTACCGGGTCCTGTCCCGGGAGGGCGCCCCGCTCCGCTCCGGCGAGGGCCAGGTCCCCAGCAACCATGACGGCATGGCCGCCTTCGCGGGCCGGCACGGCCACGTCACTCTCGTCCGCAACCACGAGAACCGTGTCACCGCCAGGATTCCGGTGCCGGTCGTCGAGAGCCTCACCTACGACCCCATGGGCAAGGGCGGCTGTACGGCTCTGGAGCTGGACGGTCGCAACAACGTCCTCGGCGAACGCGTCGCCATCGCCGGTACGGCGGTGAACTGCGCAGGGGGCCGCACTCCTTGGAACACCTGGCTGACCTGCGAGGAGACCGAGGACAAGGCCGGTACCAACGGCTACACCAAGGACCACGGCTTCATCTTCGAAGTGGACGGCGCCGATCCGCACCGCACCGGGGCCGTGCCGCTCACCTCGATGGGCCGCTTCCAGCACGAGGCGATCGCGATCGACCCGAAGAACGGGATCGTCTACGAGACGGAGGACGCCTTCGACAAGCCGTTCGGGCTCTTCTACCGCTTCCTGCCGAACAAGCCGCTCGGCGGTACGGGCTCGCTGCGGGCCGGCGGTCATCTGGAGGCCATGCGGGTGCCGGGCGTCCCCGACCTCTCCGTGGTCCAGGAGACCGGCGCGAGCTTCGAGGGCATCGAGTGGGTCCCCGTACCGGATCCACTGGCCGCCGGGACCCCGATCCGGTTCCAGGACTTCGGCCCGAAGGGCATCACCCACGCGCAGAAGCTGGAGGGCTGCTACTGGGGCGGGTCCTCGGTCTACTTCGTCTCCAGCTTCGCGCACAGCTCGCAGGGTTCGGCGGCCGATCACTACGGCCAGGTATGGCGGTACGAGCCGAAGCGGCGCCGCCTCACGCTGGTGATCGTCTTCGGTCCCGGTACGGACGTCCAGCTGCCCGGCGAGTCCCCCGACAACATCTGCCTGGCCTCCGACGGGGGGCTGATGGTGTGCGAGGACGGCGACGGCGCGCAGCATGTGTTCGGCCTGACCCGGGGCGGCGAGGTCTACGCGATGGCGCGGGGCCGGCAGAACATCGGGACGCCCGAGGAGCCCTCGTGGGGCGAGTTCGCCGGGGTCACGTTCGCTCCGGACGGCAGGACGATGTTCGTCAACTGCTATACGCCGGGGACGACGTTCGCGGTGACGGGTCCGTGGCACTGA
- a CDS encoding GTPase-associated protein 1-related protein has product MSLAQLHYTSASAGDDRDGGGARFTAVGAGIPTPVLAEAEQLLGYEPPAAAPYHPTVDELRSFPEALSFSALSDGSHLLSRTVALGGPGAGRFHAHAVHLPAGTRLPGDALPVTAWRSPNWASSPPDGVVPGRMTHLPASAAFGPQALNDFAVSRSPWLAAVFADLRRVSEEPSSARVVLVERQSADVARWIALAAAVLPPETAQRLTFTTYTRRPAQSPHQVVGVLPDDAPATAGPDSGLRVHDCTGPRPEGPVADAWAETCARIWRHRSPELFRMAAELPGEPFAAGPLAVTALCTGVELGPDGRAAAAAWAAERPYALDEERTRRLTDALTAPGIDRTINELACVSRLLTALDGRSPAATTASLAALLVTEAVHGDDVALEPPARSSFAGPAGERAAAALVAALGDDLRTELATGAANASASASSDAPGRGVARTVQLLRIARLLDVDCADLIPDVVRRMARSLLDEGAAGCAPVLLDLLDEQFDVRTALLGELDRIAPHDPAGTKRLLAGVALPFTGAQALPHLRMCAAAPDAGAGAGDRVKALHAVLRAGGMSPFTEPLVLRTGVGLVWGEDLLTPGEARLLLGGTTSDAHRTAGTWSALVAAALGARADDEEAPELAHDLLRGFPQEIDARARGALLLLEFARELRSGTAEPGWAARARKLYAGAEPVEPGVRDQAFGALARQLLAPDRPEAELYAFVHSDDADLIAAYGRAARHEAVLARLRAEPAYAADCFTVWTVHPHAGRAWTRTTGSLLEEVLRPAVSALSSAAITAVEEAVERAGSRQRAEAFRAWNRSGGTLGRLGKRLARRVRRP; this is encoded by the coding sequence ATGAGCCTCGCGCAGTTGCATTACACCTCTGCCTCTGCGGGGGACGACAGGGACGGGGGCGGTGCGCGGTTCACCGCGGTCGGCGCGGGCATACCCACGCCGGTGCTGGCCGAGGCCGAGCAGCTCCTGGGCTACGAGCCGCCGGCTGCCGCCCCTTATCACCCGACCGTTGATGAACTCCGGTCGTTTCCCGAGGCGTTGAGCTTCAGCGCACTGTCCGACGGCAGCCATCTGCTGAGCCGTACGGTGGCGCTCGGCGGCCCCGGCGCGGGCCGTTTCCACGCGCACGCGGTGCATCTTCCGGCCGGTACCCGACTGCCGGGCGACGCGCTGCCGGTCACGGCCTGGCGGTCGCCGAACTGGGCGTCCAGCCCACCGGACGGCGTGGTGCCCGGCCGCATGACCCACCTGCCCGCCTCCGCCGCCTTCGGGCCGCAGGCGCTCAACGACTTCGCGGTCTCCCGGAGCCCCTGGCTGGCGGCGGTCTTCGCCGATCTGCGCAGGGTGAGCGAGGAACCGTCGTCGGCGCGCGTGGTGCTCGTGGAACGGCAGAGCGCCGATGTGGCCCGCTGGATCGCCCTGGCCGCTGCCGTGCTCCCGCCGGAGACCGCGCAACGGCTGACCTTCACGACGTACACCCGCCGCCCGGCGCAGTCCCCGCACCAGGTCGTCGGGGTGCTGCCGGACGACGCGCCCGCAACGGCCGGCCCCGACAGCGGGCTGCGGGTGCACGACTGCACCGGTCCGCGCCCGGAGGGGCCGGTGGCCGATGCCTGGGCCGAGACCTGCGCCCGGATCTGGCGGCACCGGTCTCCGGAACTGTTCCGGATGGCGGCGGAGCTGCCCGGCGAGCCCTTCGCCGCGGGACCGCTCGCCGTGACGGCCCTGTGCACGGGCGTCGAGCTCGGCCCCGACGGGCGGGCCGCGGCAGCCGCCTGGGCCGCCGAGCGGCCGTACGCGCTGGACGAGGAGCGGACACGGCGGCTGACCGATGCGCTGACCGCTCCCGGCATCGACCGTACGATTAATGAACTCGCCTGTGTGTCACGGTTGTTGACGGCTCTCGACGGCCGGTCACCGGCCGCCACGACCGCGTCGCTCGCGGCTCTGCTGGTGACGGAGGCGGTGCATGGCGATGATGTCGCACTCGAACCGCCCGCGCGCTCGTCCTTCGCCGGGCCGGCCGGGGAGCGGGCCGCCGCCGCGCTCGTCGCGGCTCTGGGCGACGACCTGCGTACCGAACTCGCCACCGGTGCGGCCAACGCGTCCGCGTCGGCGTCGTCGGACGCGCCCGGCCGGGGTGTGGCGCGCACCGTGCAGCTGCTGCGGATCGCGCGGCTGCTGGACGTGGACTGCGCGGACCTGATTCCCGACGTCGTACGCCGGATGGCCCGGTCACTGCTGGACGAAGGGGCGGCCGGCTGCGCACCGGTACTGCTCGACCTCCTGGACGAACAGTTCGATGTCCGTACGGCGTTGCTGGGCGAGCTGGACCGGATCGCCCCGCACGATCCGGCGGGGACGAAGCGGCTGCTGGCCGGGGTCGCCCTGCCGTTCACCGGAGCGCAGGCGCTGCCGCATCTGCGGATGTGCGCGGCGGCGCCGGACGCCGGGGCGGGTGCCGGGGACCGGGTGAAGGCGCTGCACGCGGTGCTCCGCGCCGGTGGCATGTCGCCTTTCACCGAGCCGCTGGTACTGCGGACCGGGGTGGGTCTGGTGTGGGGCGAGGATCTGCTCACGCCGGGCGAGGCCCGACTGCTGCTGGGCGGGACCACCTCCGACGCGCACCGTACGGCCGGTACGTGGTCCGCTCTCGTCGCGGCGGCGCTCGGCGCCCGCGCGGACGACGAGGAGGCTCCCGAACTCGCCCATGACCTGCTGCGCGGCTTCCCGCAGGAGATCGACGCGCGGGCGCGCGGCGCCCTGCTGCTCCTGGAGTTCGCGCGGGAGCTGCGGTCGGGGACGGCGGAGCCCGGCTGGGCGGCACGGGCCCGGAAGCTGTACGCCGGGGCAGAACCGGTGGAGCCGGGCGTACGCGACCAGGCGTTCGGCGCCCTGGCCCGGCAACTGCTCGCCCCGGACCGCCCCGAGGCGGAGCTGTACGCGTTCGTCCACAGCGACGACGCGGACCTGATCGCGGCCTACGGCAGGGCGGCCCGCCATGAGGCCGTCCTCGCCCGGCTGCGGGCCGAACCGGCCTATGCGGCCGACTGCTTCACCGTCTGGACCGTCCACCCGCACGCGGGCCGCGCGTGGACGCGGACCACCGGCTCCTTGCTGGAGGAGGTGCTGCGTCCGGCGGTGAGTGCCTTGTCGTCCGCCGCGATCACCGCGGTGGAGGAGGCCGTGGAGCGGGCCGGCAGCAGGCAGCGCGCCGAGGCGTTCAGGGCGTGGAACCGCTCCGGCGGTACTCTCGGCCGACTCGGCAAGCGGCTGGCCCGACGCGTCCGGCGGCCCTGA
- the murC gene encoding UDP-N-acetylmuramate--L-alanine ligase — MAPGIPAAMERPHFIGIGGAGMSGIAKILTQRGAKVAGSDAKESGTAEALRALGATVHIGHAAAHLADDASCVVVSSAIRPDNPELARAAELAIPVVHRSDALASLMEGARAIAVAGTHGKTTTTSMLAVALSELNLDPSYAIGGDLAGPGTNAAHGEGAIFVAEADESDRSFQKYDPEVAIVLNVELDHHANYASMDEIYESFETFAGKIVPGGTLVIAADQPGAVELTERVRALSSVKVVTYGESETADVRVHKVTPRGLTSEVTVILNGKYLTFTVSVPGRHYAHNAVAALAAGVALGIPAHNLASALGKYTGVKRRLQLKGEAAGVQVIDSYAHHPTEMTADLEAMRGAASDARLLVVFQPHLFSRTQELGTEMGQALALADASVVLDIYPAREDPIPGITSDLIIGAARAAGADVTAVHDKAAVPGTIAGMAKPGDLVLTMGAGDVTDLGPQILDHLSS, encoded by the coding sequence ATGGCACCCGGTATTCCTGCCGCCATGGAACGGCCGCACTTCATCGGCATCGGCGGCGCCGGAATGTCGGGCATCGCGAAGATCCTCACCCAGCGCGGCGCGAAGGTCGCGGGCAGTGACGCCAAGGAGTCGGGTACCGCCGAGGCGCTGCGGGCGCTGGGGGCGACCGTCCACATCGGACACGCCGCCGCCCATCTGGCGGACGACGCCTCGTGCGTGGTCGTCTCCAGCGCCATCCGCCCCGACAACCCGGAGCTGGCGCGCGCCGCCGAGCTGGCGATCCCCGTCGTCCACCGCTCCGACGCGCTGGCCTCCCTGATGGAGGGCGCGCGCGCGATCGCGGTGGCCGGTACGCACGGCAAGACGACCACCACGTCGATGCTGGCCGTCGCCCTGTCCGAACTGAACCTCGACCCCTCGTACGCCATCGGCGGCGACCTCGCGGGCCCCGGCACCAACGCCGCGCACGGCGAGGGCGCGATCTTCGTCGCCGAGGCGGACGAGAGCGACCGCAGCTTCCAGAAGTACGACCCCGAGGTCGCGATCGTCCTCAACGTCGAGCTGGACCACCACGCGAACTACGCCTCGATGGACGAGATCTACGAATCCTTCGAGACGTTCGCCGGCAAGATCGTCCCCGGTGGCACCCTGGTGATCGCCGCCGACCAGCCCGGCGCCGTCGAGCTGACCGAGCGGGTGCGCGCGCTCTCGTCGGTGAAGGTGGTCACCTACGGCGAGTCCGAGACCGCCGACGTACGCGTCCACAAGGTCACCCCGCGCGGCCTGACCAGCGAGGTCACGGTCATCCTGAACGGGAAGTACCTCACCTTCACCGTCTCCGTGCCCGGCCGCCACTACGCCCACAACGCGGTCGCCGCCCTCGCCGCCGGTGTCGCCCTCGGCATCCCGGCCCACAACCTCGCCTCGGCCCTCGGTAAGTACACCGGGGTCAAGCGTCGCCTCCAGCTCAAGGGCGAGGCGGCGGGCGTGCAGGTCATCGACTCGTACGCGCACCACCCCACCGAGATGACCGCGGACCTCGAAGCGATGCGCGGCGCCGCGTCCGACGCCCGCCTCCTGGTCGTCTTCCAGCCCCATCTCTTCTCCCGCACCCAGGAGCTCGGCACCGAGATGGGCCAGGCCCTCGCGCTGGCCGACGCCTCCGTGGTCCTGGACATCTACCCGGCCCGCGAGGACCCGATCCCCGGCATCACCAGCGACCTGATCATCGGCGCCGCCAGGGCCGCGGGCGCCGACGTCACCGCCGTCCATGACAAGGCGGCGGTCCCCGGGACCATCGCGGGAATGGCGAAGCCCGGCGACCTCGTTCTCACCATGGGCGCGGGCGACGTCACGGACCTCGGCCCGCAGATCCTGGACCACCTGTCGAGCTGA